From Candidatus Hadarchaeales archaeon, one genomic window encodes:
- a CDS encoding MarR family transcriptional regulator: MEFPEILEEEEEEEEEDWITMARLEILEYLLRRYGNLRAKDLAEILGCKPATIQPLLKRLEGWGRIKCLKVGRSSVWVINERFPDTIYY, translated from the coding sequence ATGGAATTCCCCGAAATACTGGAAGAAGAGGAAGAAGAGGAAGAAGAAGACTGGATAACCATGGCCAGGTTGGAAATCCTGGAGTACCTTCTGCGTAGATACGGTAACCTAAGGGCCAAGGACCTAGCCGAGATCCTAGGATGCAAGCCAGCCACCATCCAGCCCCTCCTGAAAAGACTGGAGGGATGGGGAAGGATCAAGTGTTTAAAGGTGGGAAGAAGCTCGGTCTGGGTAATAAACGAGCGCTTCCCGGACACTATCTATTATTAA
- a CDS encoding desulfoferrodoxin, translating to MTERKQIYRCNICGNIVMVLHAGKGQLVCCGQPMELLQERTEEVGREKHVPVIETKERGVKVKVGSVPHPMEEKHYIEWVEVEGEGLLCLKFLQPGEAPEADFQVRATKAREYCNVHGLWKGERKE from the coding sequence ATGACAGAGAGAAAGCAAATTTATAGGTGCAACATTTGTGGCAACATCGTGATGGTATTACATGCGGGTAAGGGACAGCTGGTTTGTTGCGGCCAACCCATGGAGCTCCTGCAAGAGAGAACAGAGGAAGTGGGGAGAGAAAAACATGTGCCGGTGATCGAGACCAAGGAAAGGGGGGTAAAGGTGAAGGTGGGTTCGGTGCCACATCCGATGGAGGAGAAGCATTATATCGAATGGGTGGAAGTGGAAGGAGAAGGTCTTCTCTGCCTAAAGTTCCTCCAACCTGGTGAGGCACCTGAAGCCGACTTCCAAGTGAGGGCCACCAAGGCTAGGGAGTACTGCAATGTTCATGGTCTCTGGAAGGGCGAGCGGAAAGAATGA
- a CDS encoding aconitate hydratase — protein sequence MATLLERIVRKHLVEGRPCPGEEVAIKVDQTLTQDATGTLAYLEFEALGLSRVRTELSVSYVDHNTLQTDFRNADDHRYLLSVAKRYGIYFSPPGNGICHQLHLERFASPGKTLLGSDSHTPTAGAIGCLGMGAGGLDVALAMAGLPYSFTYPEVLGFRLSGELPEWVSAKDLALEVLRRLGVRGGRGKALEYFGPGLRGLSVPERATVANLGTETGATTSLFPSDAITKHFLRAQGREEDWVYLPEEGGYEEVEEVELERLEPLVALPHSPGNVKPVREVEGEEIHQVVIGSCTNSSLRDLKVVAHILKGKKVAEGVDLLISPGSRQVVEHLVKSGEMRYLLQAGARILECACGPCIGMGGAPPSGAASLRTFNRNFEGRSGTPDARVFLVSPEVAAASALKGKLTDPRGMGKYPRVRMPGRFLSSGFFVRPLPQEEAERVEVVRGPNIRPLPEFSPLPLVVEGKILLKVGDDVSTDHILPAGSEVLPLRSNIPELAKYTFSRLDPTFYQRAKQEGGGFVVGGENYGQGSSREHAALVLRYLGVRAVLAKSFARIHLDNLINFGILPLVLDSSQYERLKEGEMLRLETGDLRKVVVRWKEGEMVLSSLLSEKEGEMVRMGGKLAWARKILGRD from the coding sequence ATGGCGACCCTGCTCGAAAGGATAGTACGAAAACACTTGGTGGAAGGAAGACCCTGTCCGGGTGAGGAAGTGGCGATAAAGGTGGATCAGACCCTCACCCAGGATGCGACGGGTACTTTGGCCTATCTGGAGTTCGAGGCGCTGGGCCTTTCTAGGGTTCGGACAGAACTGAGTGTGAGTTATGTGGATCATAATACCCTCCAGACCGATTTCAGGAACGCCGACGACCACCGTTACCTACTCTCCGTGGCCAAAAGGTACGGGATTTACTTCTCCCCCCCAGGTAATGGTATCTGCCACCAACTACATCTGGAACGCTTTGCTTCTCCCGGAAAGACCCTGTTGGGCTCCGACAGTCATACTCCAACGGCTGGAGCGATAGGTTGTTTGGGGATGGGGGCGGGGGGATTGGACGTGGCTTTGGCCATGGCCGGTTTGCCCTACTCTTTCACCTATCCCGAGGTGCTTGGATTCAGGCTGTCCGGCGAGCTCCCTGAATGGGTATCCGCCAAGGACCTGGCTTTGGAGGTCCTCAGGAGACTGGGGGTGAGAGGGGGTAGGGGTAAGGCGCTCGAATATTTTGGTCCAGGGTTAAGGGGACTGAGTGTACCCGAGAGGGCCACCGTGGCCAACTTGGGTACGGAGACAGGTGCCACCACCAGCCTCTTTCCCAGCGATGCAATTACCAAACATTTCCTCAGGGCCCAAGGAAGGGAAGAGGATTGGGTATACCTTCCCGAGGAAGGAGGGTATGAGGAGGTGGAGGAAGTAGAGCTCGAGAGGTTGGAACCGCTCGTAGCCCTCCCCCATAGTCCTGGCAACGTAAAGCCAGTGAGGGAGGTGGAGGGTGAGGAAATACACCAAGTGGTGATAGGTTCCTGTACCAATTCCTCGCTCAGGGATCTGAAGGTAGTAGCCCACATCCTGAAGGGAAAAAAGGTGGCAGAAGGGGTGGATTTGCTCATAAGTCCTGGTTCCCGACAGGTGGTGGAGCATCTGGTGAAGAGCGGAGAGATGAGATATCTCCTTCAAGCAGGTGCTAGGATTTTGGAATGTGCCTGCGGCCCTTGTATAGGGATGGGAGGTGCCCCCCCCTCCGGCGCAGCTTCCCTCAGGACCTTCAACCGCAACTTCGAAGGTAGAAGCGGAACTCCAGATGCCAGAGTTTTCTTGGTGAGCCCGGAAGTGGCAGCCGCTTCTGCCCTCAAGGGAAAGCTCACGGACCCTCGCGGAATGGGTAAATATCCTAGGGTGAGAATGCCTGGACGTTTCCTTTCCTCCGGATTTTTCGTTCGTCCCCTTCCCCAAGAAGAGGCGGAGAGGGTGGAAGTGGTGAGGGGGCCAAACATTCGCCCCCTTCCCGAGTTCTCTCCGCTCCCCCTAGTAGTGGAGGGAAAAATTCTGCTGAAGGTGGGGGATGACGTCAGCACCGACCACATCCTTCCGGCAGGCTCAGAGGTTCTTCCCCTCAGGAGCAACATACCAGAGCTGGCCAAGTATACCTTTTCGCGCCTTGATCCCACCTTTTATCAAAGGGCTAAACAGGAAGGAGGAGGTTTCGTGGTAGGAGGGGAGAACTATGGACAGGGATCCAGCAGGGAACACGCAGCCCTTGTTTTGAGGTATTTGGGAGTGAGGGCAGTTCTGGCGAAGTCCTTTGCCCGTATTCACCTCGACAACTTGATCAATTTCGGAATCCTCCCTCTGGTTCTTGATTCCTCTCAGTACGAGAGACTGAAGGAAGGGGAAATGCTCAGGTTGGAAACGGGAGACTTGCGGAAAGTCGTGGTGAGGTGGAAGGAAGGGGAAATGGTTCTCTCCTCCCTCCTCTCTGAGAAGGAAGGAGAAATGGTGAGGATGGGTGGGAAGCTGGCTTGGGCAAGGAAAATCCTCGGAAGAGATTAA
- a CDS encoding CxxC-x17-CxxC domain-containing protein, with protein sequence MDVSRGMRRGFRPREMHKAVCSDCGRECEVPFKPTEGRPVYCRECWDRRRRR encoded by the coding sequence ATGGACGTGAGCAGGGGCATGCGTCGGGGCTTCAGGCCTAGGGAGATGCACAAGGCCGTGTGCTCCGATTGCGGAAGGGAGTGTGAAGTTCCCTTCAAGCCGACGGAGGGTAGGCCCGTCTACTGCAGAGAGTGCTGGGATAGGCGCCGCAGGAGATAG
- a CDS encoding NAD-dependent deacylase, with the protein MGQEELLRRGARLLLSSRYAIALTGAGMSTESGIPDFRGPSGIWTKYPEEEARAYLLYPKFLSDPKAYWEEVLSRPSPFGDLDSYSPNPGHLALAELEEIGILKCVITQNIDDLHRKAGNKRVLEYHGNAFKLRCPRCGTRYSRKEFDLKGMRERGELPPRCRCGGPLKSDVVYFGEPIPEDVMEESLEEVRKCDLALVCGTSAVVYPFAHLPRLAKEKGALLVEVNLEPTPLTPLSDLSLRGKVGEILPALVKRIKELKG; encoded by the coding sequence TTGGGGCAGGAGGAACTGCTCAGGAGGGGTGCCCGGCTCCTACTTTCCTCCCGTTATGCCATTGCCCTCACCGGGGCTGGAATGTCCACGGAGTCGGGGATTCCGGATTTCAGAGGACCCTCCGGAATCTGGACCAAGTACCCCGAAGAAGAGGCTAGGGCCTATCTGCTCTACCCCAAGTTCCTTTCCGATCCCAAGGCATACTGGGAGGAAGTCTTGAGCAGACCCTCTCCCTTCGGGGACCTGGACTCTTACTCTCCCAATCCTGGACACCTTGCTTTAGCCGAGCTGGAGGAAATAGGAATCCTCAAGTGCGTGATCACCCAAAACATAGATGACCTGCACCGTAAGGCCGGGAACAAGAGGGTACTGGAATATCACGGCAACGCCTTCAAGCTCAGATGTCCAAGGTGCGGTACTAGGTATTCCAGGAAAGAATTTGACTTGAAGGGTATGAGGGAAAGGGGGGAACTTCCACCAAGGTGCAGATGCGGAGGACCGCTGAAGTCCGATGTGGTCTATTTTGGGGAACCCATTCCCGAAGATGTGATGGAAGAGAGCCTGGAAGAGGTAAGGAAGTGTGACCTCGCGCTGGTATGCGGTACTTCGGCGGTGGTCTATCCCTTCGCCCATCTTCCCCGTTTGGCCAAAGAAAAGGGTGCTTTGTTGGTTGAGGTAAATCTGGAACCCACCCCCCTCACACCTCTCTCCGATCTCTCCTTACGTGGAAAGGTGGGAGAAATCCTCCCCGCGCTGGTGAAGAGAATCAAGGAGCTAAAGGGATGA
- a CDS encoding CBS domain-containing protein, with the protein MRILRPSELRTLRLEKGLTQAKLAELTGLTQAYIAKIEAGKADPRFSTLEKLSSVLLRTEEEPLLRAGEMMTSPVLYVRPSDSLEKAIKLMGAKGISQLPVLEEGVQVGSLSEADVVRKVAEGEGKELLKKKVGEVMGGPFPVVGPELPAPAILSMLEHAPAVLVVERGKVKGIVTKADVLRALVERAEAK; encoded by the coding sequence ATGAGAATCCTTAGGCCTTCAGAGCTAAGGACGTTGCGTCTTGAGAAGGGTTTGACCCAGGCCAAATTGGCTGAGCTCACCGGTCTTACCCAAGCCTATATTGCGAAAATAGAAGCGGGAAAAGCCGACCCAAGATTTTCCACTTTAGAGAAGCTTTCTTCCGTGCTCCTCCGAACGGAGGAAGAACCCCTGCTTAGGGCAGGAGAGATGATGACTTCCCCCGTGCTCTATGTGAGACCCTCCGATTCCCTCGAAAAGGCGATCAAACTCATGGGAGCCAAAGGTATTTCCCAGCTCCCCGTGCTGGAGGAGGGAGTGCAAGTGGGTTCTCTCTCGGAGGCGGACGTAGTGCGGAAGGTGGCAGAGGGGGAAGGTAAGGAGCTCTTGAAGAAAAAGGTTGGAGAGGTAATGGGTGGGCCCTTTCCCGTGGTAGGACCAGAGCTCCCTGCCCCCGCCATTCTCTCAATGCTGGAACATGCACCCGCTGTTTTGGTGGTGGAAAGGGGGAAAGTGAAGGGGATCGTCACCAAAGCTGATGTTTTAAGGGCCCTAGTGGAAAGGGCGGAAGCCAAATAA
- a CDS encoding ABC transporter ATP-binding protein yields MEGLAVDIRVKGVSVLYRSFRALEGVSLEVGAGEILSLVGPNGAGKTTLLKVIDGVLRPHRGVVFLDGRAVEEMPRREVARRMGMVPQKTLPTGMLTVFDFVLTGRRPYMKWAPSREDEKKAYESLRKVGALRLAGRTLEELSGGELQRVYLARALAGDPEILLLDEPTANLDPKHQLETLELLEELRSHGLCLVLATHDLTHAYRVSDKVLMLKGGRVFALGSPEEVLTPGNLLKVYGVRMLVLPTHRIIVPA; encoded by the coding sequence GTGGAAGGCTTGGCGGTGGATATTAGAGTAAAGGGGGTGAGTGTCCTCTACCGGAGCTTCAGGGCCCTAGAGGGAGTCTCGCTGGAGGTGGGGGCAGGTGAAATCCTCTCGCTGGTGGGACCCAACGGGGCGGGAAAAACCACCCTCCTTAAGGTAATCGATGGAGTGCTGAGACCCCACAGGGGAGTGGTGTTCTTGGACGGGAGAGCGGTGGAGGAGATGCCCAGGAGGGAGGTGGCGAGGAGAATGGGAATGGTACCCCAAAAAACTCTGCCCACTGGGATGCTCACGGTCTTCGACTTCGTGCTGACCGGTAGAAGGCCATACATGAAATGGGCGCCTTCCAGAGAGGACGAGAAAAAAGCCTACGAGAGCCTTCGGAAGGTGGGAGCACTGCGGTTGGCAGGAAGAACGCTGGAGGAACTCAGCGGGGGGGAACTCCAGAGGGTGTACTTAGCCAGGGCACTGGCTGGGGATCCAGAAATCCTGTTGCTAGACGAGCCCACGGCAAACCTAGACCCCAAACATCAGCTGGAGACCCTGGAGCTGCTGGAAGAACTGCGCTCCCATGGTCTTTGCCTTGTTTTGGCCACCCATGACCTGACCCATGCTTACAGGGTTTCGGATAAAGTCCTCATGTTAAAAGGAGGCAGGGTCTTTGCCTTGGGTAGCCCGGAGGAAGTATTGACTCCGGGAAACCTCCTCAAGGTATACGGGGTGAGAATGCTCGTGCTGCCCACACACAGGATAATCGTGCCCGCGTGA
- a CDS encoding iron ABC transporter permease produces MDPKFRRLIRRKRLVLLSLILFVLLLIPLSLSLGTYRASPLDVLRVLLRPDGSPLSTVIWDLRLRRILAALLIGAVLGSSGAAVQASMRNPLASPFTFGLSFAASLGVAVALLFMHGGNVSRFTISVYNPFLVSASAFSFSLLQVALILLLARRAGLDTRAVILSAIAISFLYQALLYLLQYFVLNEVLVSTVIFWTFGDLGRVSWTELWFLSLPSLLLVLPYFLYRSLDYDLLTSGDELTRSSGVSPERIRLETCIVAALGTALATSFAGVIGFVCLVAPHACRLLLGGGHRYLMPASMVMGALILLLSDTVGRTILSPTIIPVGIMTSLVGAPLLVYLLMRGGRLGGGY; encoded by the coding sequence ATGGACCCAAAGTTCAGAAGGCTAATCCGCAGGAAGAGGCTTGTCCTCCTCTCCCTGATCCTATTCGTCCTCCTCCTCATTCCCCTCTCCCTGAGCCTCGGCACCTACAGGGCCTCGCCCCTCGACGTCCTGAGGGTGCTTCTCAGGCCCGACGGTAGTCCCCTCTCGACCGTCATCTGGGATCTACGGCTCCGAAGGATTCTGGCAGCCCTTCTCATAGGTGCGGTGCTTGGCTCCTCGGGAGCTGCCGTACAGGCCTCCATGAGGAACCCGCTCGCCTCCCCCTTCACCTTCGGCCTTTCCTTCGCTGCCTCTTTGGGAGTAGCGGTGGCTCTCCTCTTCATGCACGGCGGAAACGTGAGCAGGTTCACCATCTCCGTGTACAACCCCTTTCTAGTCTCCGCCTCCGCCTTCTCCTTTTCCCTCCTGCAAGTGGCCCTCATCCTCCTCCTCGCCCGCAGGGCCGGGCTTGACACCAGGGCCGTGATCCTCTCCGCTATCGCCATTTCCTTCCTCTACCAGGCCCTCCTCTACCTGCTGCAATATTTCGTCCTCAACGAGGTCCTGGTCTCCACCGTGATTTTTTGGACCTTCGGGGATTTGGGGAGGGTAAGCTGGACGGAACTCTGGTTCCTCTCCCTACCCTCCCTGCTCCTTGTGCTCCCCTATTTCCTGTACCGCAGCTTGGACTACGACCTTCTGACCAGCGGTGACGAACTCACCCGCTCGAGCGGGGTGAGCCCTGAAAGGATAAGACTGGAAACATGTATAGTGGCGGCCTTGGGCACGGCCCTGGCCACTTCCTTCGCGGGCGTCATAGGTTTTGTTTGCCTAGTGGCACCTCACGCCTGTAGGCTTCTGTTGGGGGGAGGACACAGATACCTGATGCCAGCCTCCATGGTCATGGGTGCCCTCATCCTCCTCCTCTCGGACACCGTGGGGAGAACCATCCTTTCGCCAACGATTATACCCGTGGGCATCATGACCTCGCTGGTGGGTGCCCCCCTCCTAGTCTACCTGCTCATGAGGGGTGGAAGGCTTGGCGGTGGATATTAG
- a CDS encoding ABC transporter substrate-binding protein, with translation MEKGGLNIPVVLVGALALILLSSAVFLLISPAEKKETVGPVVIQDLLGREVVIPENLNRVVAAGPGALRLLCYLDATDLLVGVEEAEKNWGFTGRDYAMAYGQRFENLPVIGPGGPGRPPSPELLLAVQPQLILLSPTYASMYDPDRLQNETGAVVMVTGYGATGVALEALENMISTLGRALRREERAKELVDFIEGLRRDLDLRTAGLENRPSVYVGAISYKGPQPFTTTQSPYPPLQLLNTPSIADNATSGEPPTVDFEFILQKDPNFVFIDQNNLNTVLQDFNKDPAKYRHLSAFREGRVYGLLPYNYYATNFSVALANAYYLGKILYPDRFADVDPVKKADEIFRTFVGKPLYSAYENAYGGFRNLSALFPPS, from the coding sequence ATGGAGAAAGGAGGCCTGAACATCCCCGTGGTTTTGGTGGGCGCTCTCGCCCTCATTCTCCTCTCTTCCGCGGTCTTTCTCCTAATCAGTCCGGCGGAGAAAAAAGAAACTGTAGGACCTGTAGTAATCCAAGACCTTTTGGGAAGGGAAGTGGTAATACCCGAAAACCTCAACAGGGTGGTGGCGGCAGGACCGGGCGCGCTCAGGCTTCTCTGCTACCTAGATGCCACCGACCTGCTCGTAGGTGTGGAGGAGGCGGAGAAGAACTGGGGCTTCACGGGCCGTGACTACGCCATGGCCTATGGCCAGCGGTTTGAGAACCTCCCTGTGATAGGCCCAGGAGGTCCGGGCAGACCCCCCTCTCCCGAACTACTGCTGGCCGTGCAGCCCCAGCTCATTCTCCTCTCCCCCACTTACGCCAGCATGTATGATCCCGACCGCCTCCAGAACGAAACCGGGGCCGTCGTGATGGTGACGGGGTACGGGGCTACCGGAGTGGCGCTGGAGGCCTTGGAAAACATGATCAGTACCCTGGGGAGGGCCCTCCGCAGGGAAGAAAGGGCCAAAGAGCTGGTGGATTTCATCGAGGGACTGCGCCGGGACTTGGACCTCAGAACCGCGGGTCTGGAAAACAGGCCGAGCGTTTACGTAGGTGCCATTTCCTACAAGGGGCCCCAGCCCTTCACCACCACCCAGTCGCCCTACCCTCCCCTCCAGCTCCTCAACACGCCAAGCATAGCGGATAACGCAACCAGTGGCGAACCACCCACCGTCGATTTCGAATTCATCCTCCAGAAGGATCCGAACTTCGTCTTCATAGACCAGAACAATCTGAACACCGTACTACAGGACTTCAACAAGGACCCGGCGAAGTACCGGCATCTCTCCGCCTTCCGAGAGGGGAGGGTTTACGGCCTTCTACCATACAACTACTATGCCACCAACTTCAGCGTGGCCCTCGCCAACGCTTACTACTTGGGGAAAATACTATACCCAGACCGCTTCGCCGACGTGGACCCAGTGAAGAAAGCCGACGAAATCTTCAGAACTTTTGTGGGTAAACCTCTCTACTCAGCCTACGAGAACGCCTATGGGGGCTTCCGCAACCTCTCCGCCCTCTTTCCACCTTCCTGA
- a CDS encoding FmdE family protein encodes MLSRTRELVEEAKRFHGHLCPFLSLGVRASEIAMKRLGVKRAGEGETVGERLLALVECNSCFTDGVQVATGCTLGNNCLIYLDLGKTAVTLVKRGEWKGIRVCVDPEYLRAKHFSREALELFEKVVSRREGTEEEARKLGELWEKIGYKMAELPEEEFKIEEVGVKELELAPIFDSVRCEECGELVMKTRIKKREGKNLCLGCEGRCNAVMGRGIVVGMEVPLRRGS; translated from the coding sequence TTGCTGAGCAGGACTAGGGAACTGGTAGAGGAGGCCAAAAGGTTTCACGGACATCTCTGTCCCTTCCTCTCTCTGGGAGTGAGAGCCTCCGAGATCGCCATGAAAAGGCTGGGGGTGAAAAGGGCCGGAGAGGGGGAAACGGTGGGGGAAAGGCTCCTGGCCCTAGTGGAGTGCAACAGCTGCTTCACGGACGGGGTACAGGTGGCCACGGGATGCACGCTGGGGAACAACTGCCTGATCTACCTGGATTTAGGGAAAACTGCAGTCACGCTGGTGAAGAGGGGGGAGTGGAAGGGGATAAGGGTGTGCGTGGACCCTGAGTACCTCAGGGCGAAGCACTTCAGCAGGGAGGCGCTGGAACTCTTCGAGAAGGTGGTGAGCAGGAGGGAAGGAACGGAAGAGGAGGCAAGAAAACTGGGTGAGCTGTGGGAAAAGATAGGTTACAAGATGGCAGAACTCCCGGAGGAGGAGTTCAAGATCGAGGAAGTGGGGGTTAAGGAGCTGGAGCTGGCCCCCATCTTTGACAGCGTGAGGTGCGAAGAATGTGGTGAGCTGGTCATGAAAACCAGGATCAAGAAAAGGGAAGGAAAGAACCTCTGCCTCGGTTGTGAAGGGAGGTGCAACGCCGTGATGGGAAGGGGGATAGTGGTGGGAATGGAGGTACCCCTCAGGAGGGGAAGTTGA
- a CDS encoding CooT family nickel-binding protein, whose protein sequence is MKMCIATVKSGEREIKDVVLIEEREGGYVVTTLLGERVEIKGKIRKIDMEQHLVLLE, encoded by the coding sequence ATGAAGATGTGTATTGCCACCGTTAAGTCGGGGGAGAGGGAAATCAAGGACGTGGTGCTGATAGAGGAGAGGGAGGGGGGATACGTGGTCACCACCCTGCTGGGAGAAAGGGTGGAAATCAAGGGCAAAATTCGTAAGATAGACATGGAACAGCACTTGGTGCTCTTGGAATAG
- a CDS encoding DUF87 domain-containing protein translates to MKLAVCGKGGSGKSTLVALLSQEALSRKFRVVVVDSDESNPGLFRLLGFERPPSPLLELAGGRKGVWETLEGGKGVLAKESFGVEELPPEYVGRKEGLSLLCVGKITMVKEGCACPLGALAREVLRRLRLAEGELLLADLEAGVEHLGRGVEEGVDVVLVVVDPSFDSIVLAGRTAQMVERMEKRVYAVLNKVRQGRMEERLRAEVERRGLRVAGVIHEDRELFESELEGRELRAGKAWEEAGKVLDFLLGVNEDVYCHR, encoded by the coding sequence GTGAAGCTGGCAGTGTGTGGGAAAGGTGGAAGCGGTAAAAGTACCCTGGTGGCCCTCCTGTCCCAAGAAGCCCTCTCCAGAAAGTTTCGCGTGGTGGTGGTGGACTCCGACGAATCCAACCCGGGACTCTTCAGGTTGCTAGGTTTCGAGAGGCCTCCCTCCCCCCTGCTGGAGCTTGCGGGAGGAAGGAAGGGTGTGTGGGAGACTCTGGAGGGTGGAAAGGGAGTGCTGGCAAAGGAAAGTTTCGGAGTGGAGGAACTCCCACCTGAGTATGTGGGGAGGAAGGAAGGGCTTTCCCTCCTGTGCGTGGGGAAAATCACGATGGTAAAGGAGGGGTGCGCCTGCCCCCTGGGAGCGCTGGCTAGGGAGGTCCTGCGGAGGCTGAGGCTGGCGGAAGGGGAGCTGCTGCTGGCCGACCTGGAGGCTGGGGTGGAGCACCTCGGGAGAGGGGTGGAGGAAGGGGTGGACGTGGTGCTGGTGGTGGTGGACCCTTCCTTCGACTCGATCGTGCTGGCGGGCAGAACGGCGCAGATGGTGGAGAGAATGGAGAAAAGGGTTTACGCCGTGCTCAACAAGGTAAGGCAGGGAAGGATGGAGGAAAGGCTTAGGGCAGAGGTGGAGAGGAGGGGGCTGAGGGTGGCAGGAGTGATCCACGAGGACCGAGAGCTCTTCGAATCCGAACTGGAGGGGAGGGAACTGAGAGCGGGAAAGGCCTGGGAGGAGGCCGGGAAGGTGCTGGACTTCCTGCTCGGGGTGAATGAAGATGTGTATTGCCACCGTTAA
- a CDS encoding hydroxymethylglutaryl-CoA reductase, degradative: MRSSRLPGFHEIPPEERLKLVKEFANLTDEEVEILRNTGSLPLDLADRMIENVIGATHLPLGIATNFLINGKDYLIPMAIEEPSVVAAASNAARMARMKYGFRASADEPIMIGQIQVCKLSNPEEARRKILENKEKILEKANEKDPLLVKVGGGARDLEARVLETYMGPMIVVHLLVDVRDAMGANAVNTMCEAVAPVIEQLTGGKVYLRIISNLAVYRKARAEASFPKEALGGEEVVEGILYAHALAVADPYRCATHNKGIMNGIVAVGLALSNDVRALEAGAHSYAALGGYKPLTTWEREENGDLRGRIELPLAVGIVGGAVGVHPVAKVCRKILGVSSSKELAEVMAAVGLAQNLAALRALVAEGIQRGHMKLHARNIAIAAGAKGKQVEEVVRRMVEEGCVRMDRAKEILAELETRQ; the protein is encoded by the coding sequence TTGAGGTCCTCCCGACTACCAGGCTTCCACGAAATCCCTCCAGAGGAGAGGCTGAAGCTGGTGAAAGAATTCGCGAATTTAACGGATGAAGAAGTGGAAATCCTGAGGAACACAGGCTCCCTCCCTCTCGACCTGGCCGACCGGATGATAGAGAACGTGATAGGAGCCACGCACCTCCCGCTGGGCATAGCCACCAACTTCCTCATCAATGGAAAGGATTACCTCATACCCATGGCTATAGAGGAGCCAAGCGTGGTGGCCGCCGCCTCCAACGCTGCCCGTATGGCCAGGATGAAGTACGGTTTTAGGGCCAGCGCCGATGAACCCATCATGATAGGACAGATTCAGGTTTGCAAACTTTCCAATCCCGAGGAGGCCAGGAGAAAGATCTTGGAGAACAAGGAAAAAATTTTGGAAAAAGCCAACGAGAAGGACCCCCTTTTGGTGAAGGTTGGGGGAGGGGCGAGGGATTTGGAGGCAAGGGTGTTGGAGACCTACATGGGCCCTATGATAGTAGTACACCTGTTGGTGGATGTGAGGGATGCGATGGGAGCCAATGCCGTGAATACGATGTGTGAGGCCGTGGCTCCCGTGATAGAGCAACTCACGGGTGGAAAGGTCTATCTCCGAATCATCTCCAATCTAGCTGTTTACAGAAAGGCCAGAGCTGAGGCCTCCTTTCCCAAGGAAGCCTTGGGTGGGGAAGAGGTGGTGGAAGGTATTCTTTATGCTCACGCCTTGGCGGTTGCGGATCCTTACCGCTGTGCCACTCACAACAAAGGAATTATGAACGGAATCGTGGCGGTAGGTCTAGCCCTTTCAAACGATGTAAGGGCATTGGAGGCTGGAGCCCACAGCTATGCTGCCTTGGGGGGTTACAAGCCCCTCACCACCTGGGAAAGGGAGGAAAATGGAGACCTCAGGGGAAGAATAGAACTACCGCTGGCGGTGGGCATCGTAGGTGGAGCAGTGGGTGTGCATCCCGTAGCTAAGGTGTGCAGGAAAATCCTTGGCGTTAGTTCTTCGAAAGAACTTGCAGAGGTAATGGCAGCAGTAGGTCTGGCTCAAAACCTTGCTGCCCTCAGGGCACTGGTGGCAGAGGGCATCCAGCGCGGACACATGAAGCTTCACGCCAGGAACATAGCGATAGCGGCTGGGGCCAAGGGTAAGCAGGTAGAAGAGGTGGTTAGGAGAATGGTGGAGGAAGGATGCGTCAGGATGGACAGGGCAAAGGAGATCCTTGCCGAGCTAGAAACACGCCAGTAG